In Papaver somniferum cultivar HN1 chromosome 9, ASM357369v1, whole genome shotgun sequence, the genomic stretch TTTAatgttcattcttcttcttctgcgtaCCTTGTCACAAAGAGCTGATCATTAAACGGATTCAAAACGAGACTTCTCAATTTTCTTTTATGTTGACTAGAGATGTGTAAACCAGATTGACAACGTAGTAGGCATGGAGATTCTGAGCTCTGTATCAAGGGGATCAATTCTGTGTGTTCTTTTTGCTCTGCAATATCATTAACACATCAGATCACCACATATCAAGGGCTATAAATTTTACATAAAAGGAGAAGCTAAATGCATCAGAGCTAAACAACATGAGCAAAACATTACCGAATTTCCTTTTTGTCCCTTTGGATTCAACTACTTCCAGCTCAGAAGATGGCCTACCAATTGCATCTCCTTTTACTTTCTCGTTACTATTAGAATTTGTAGCAAATGATGTACTAGCTCTATTTTCAGAGCGGGCTGAAACTCTTGTGTTGGGTTCTGTGAATTGTACAGGCTGAGCAATTTTGGGACGGACAGCAGGAATAATAAGCTGGGGCTTTGACTGTGTCTGAATGTGTGAATGGCTTTCATCAGGATGGGCTGAGGTCGACGTTTTAGACTCCACCTTCATATTAATATTACCATTTGTCAGTAATTTCTTAGAGCTAACTAAGTTATCCCGAGACCGGAGCTTAGCCAGGGTAGCTTTTGAATCATTTAACTTCTGTTCAGTTTGTTCAAGCTGCAAACCATCAAAAGTTTATAATGAGATAAAGAGTTAACCAACGAAGACAAACAAACTAAAACACGAATGAATATCAGATAAATACCCCAAATAGCACAaaattgagatagaaacacaacTTATCTGTAGCAGCAAAGCAACTAAACCCAAAAGCATAATATAAAAGAAGATCCTAGGAGTAACTTGGTATCTGAGAGATAACCACTTCTGTGATTGATAAAACTACTTGGTACCACTAATTTACAATCTATTTAGGTATGAGTGCTAGATGTTTGGAAGCAAATTCTGTTTATCTCTTGAAAAACCACGACAATACTCTCAAAGGCATTAATGAGAAATTGAAATTTCGAACCTCTGAAAAGTCCAGAGTTCTTCAGGCCAGTATGCAcaatttctctgaggactaatgAAGGTTGATAATGATGACTGCTAACATGGAAATTACAGCCATTACTGCTTACAATCGATAAGATAGACCTCTTTTGTCTTATTTAGTGTTTTCGATACTACCACCACCAGTACTGCGCATGTCAAACCTATCGACAAGTCCAATCGATACATTCGgcctaactaataccaaaaatgttATTAGTAATAAATGGtgtctttgtttttcttctaatGAAACACAACCAAGTATGAATAATTGAGTATTCCAGTTTGTGTATGATTCCAAAAAGCACCATTTCTCTTACTGTATAAAACTTCAAACTTCAGAGAGCATTCTAAAATCCAACTAAAATAGTTTTTTTTACCTACAACAACAAATGATCTAGCAAAGCAATCATTATGAATAACACTAAAAGGGaagaaacttgagcaatatttttttcaaaagaatcaGAAGCAAAACCTGAGACTTGTAATAAAgtatcttcttcttcaagtgctcaACTTCTTTAGTTCTGTGTTCAATAAGGGCAACCAAAGCTTCTTCGTGTTCATCATCTCTTTCATCTTTTGCTCCTCTATTATCTTCCACAACCAACTCTTCTGTCTCCACTTTGGGTTTCTTAAGAAtggatttcatttttcttttctaaacaaaaaaatctctcttttattCTTCAATTCGTTGTTCTCCCTCTAAATATACAAACCCAATTTACAGAAATTTCGTATTTTATTTTCTACCGTATTTAGACTAATGCAAGGAACCCTAGAACTAGAATGGTGCGCAGAAAGTTGCACCGTCTGTAAAACCTAAAAATCCAAAACCCCATAAACATAATAACACTAGAAAAAGAAGCCAGAAAGTGAATAAAAGGACCGACGGACAGTTTTTAAGTGTTTAACTACCCACTGGGTGGTTTTTGTTCGTCGTCGTCGTGGTTTTAAAAGGAAAACTGCTATTCTTCGGTTTTTAAGATGATATAAGTAGACGCGCCTAATCTTGCAACTGAAAAGAAGGCGTGGCCTAGCGGtgagggaaaaaaaaaagaagacacaAAATAcaaatttatcttttttattaacgACAGGACTCCCCCCCGTGAGATTCGCACACACAAGAGACGACAGCCTCAACAGCAATGGAAGGAAAAACTCATTCAGAAGTACAAAAACCAGCAGCAACAAACTTGGGCAAACAGCGAAAGCCACGTAAACGTAGAAACAAAAAGAAGAGTCTGCTAGCTACCATGAGTACATATCATGGCCAAGTTTATCCATATCAGCAGGATACAGTGAGTAAAGATCAGTGCCAAACTCAACCAGAACAACAAGAGTCTACAACAATAATCGAGAGAAAAGATCGCTATGAGGAGTCTCCCATAAATTGGATTAATGTTGCCAAATTGAGTGCGTATGGTTTTTTAGAGTACCATCTCATTCCAACGCGGTCTTGTTGGCTGAAGAGTCTTTGTGACGATTGGGGAACCACTGATGATGAAATTAAAGTTTGCATTGAAGCTGCCCAGCCGGCCGAACAATTCATAATTGAAGTTTGTGGTCGGCATATGGGATACGGGGTTATTGTACGTGACAGAATGAGGAACCCAATAGTTATTATATCAAGGGTTGCTGATGGCTATGTTTCTCCTTTCTATCACGAGTTGCAAGGCGTGTCTTTAGGTTTGAAGCTTGCCATGAAATATAAAAATTTTCATTTCGATTTTAATTGCGTTTCTCATGTTACTTCTGGGTACATTATGAGGACTTGGAAGTGGAAGTATAACTTTGATTGTCCGCCAAGAGATAACCCCGGGAATCCCAGAGAGAAAAAGCGTTATTGTGTTGAATGTTCAGCAAGTATATTAGATGAATTTGGTGAAAGGATCAATGCAGAAAAAATCTTACCACTCATTGATGAAATCTTCTATGATGCTCTGGAGTTTGCTCGTGAAGGTTATCCAGGATTATATCTAAATCCTATTTACTTGTGGAATGCTAAAGCTGTTTGGCATCTAGCAAActcggtaatggaccaagaactGAGAATACATGAAATCGAAGAGGATGAAGAATTAGCGGAGATTCTCTATAAAGAAGTTTTCAATCACGGATCTGAGCAGGAGATAATGTCGCTGCAACGACAACGTATGTTGGTGAAAGAACAACTGGGCTGGTTATAGAAGACGTTAAAACCTGATTCATTTGTGGGTTAGTCTTGGAAGATGTCAACAGTTCAGTTTATCGGATTCATTCTGTGGTAATTTAATCGGTGTTTGGTGCAACTacatcaacaaaagaaaagaaaaaaagacaggACTCCCACTCTTTTAGTACTACCTGAAGGACTAGTAATTTTTTGGCTTTAAATCTGGCTATGATTAGCACAGAACGTATTTCCTCTAAACACTGGTATGGCAACATTTATAAGTCTTGTTGCCCATCCTCCCAAGGGAATTTTAGCTACTTCAATTATGCGAACTCAACTTATCTCAAACATTACTTACTGGTAGTCAGTAGTTCTTACTTGGAATTTTAGCCTTCTTAAACCCTAAGCTAACATAGAAGTTACAACTTACAGCTATAAAGAAAGTAGAACGAGCAACAAGAAACAGTGGGAGAGCAACAAGAAACAGAGACCTGAAAACTGAGcaacaaaaattaaacaaaagaaaTGCTTATAGCTGCCAGAAAACATTCATAATTTCccccaacaacaacaaaaacaactccACTGTAGAAGTGTGATAACACTGTACATTTTGTTGTCTGGGATATATATCAGGGTCCAAACGATACATGCAGACCTctctatttcttttcatttttcattgTCAGGACAAAAACGAAAAACACATAAATGCACCATCCAATCACAAAGAaatccctttaaaaaccaaacagactttcattctttgtgattgtgcactccctcagtaaTACTTACTTTTCTCAACCAATTCAAGATCTTATAATGGTAACAAAAGGGAGTGTCACCTTGGCTATATGGTGAAAAAAAGAACGGACTAAATTAGAAACCAGCCCATCCAGCAGGTTGACTAACTTGTTTGTTCTCTGAGGTACTACTCCTTGGATAATCCCCAAAGCGCTGCGAGTTATTCCCTTGACCAGAGGGCGAAGTTCTAGATATATTAGAACTAGTGGGGACTGCAGTGAAATTATCTGTGCCAAAACCCCATGAGTCAGTTGCAGTAGAACTAGCGCCAGGAGAAGATGCTGGCTTGTTTTGATGGCCATTTGTGGTTCGAACTGATTTGCTATTAGTTTTACTTAGGAGAGTCTGGGGTTTTGGCTCGTTGGTAAATGGCTTCCATGGCTGCGAATCCAATGTGGGGCTACTCTCAGCAAACATCCCTTCTTGAAGTTCCCATATAgtcccttctttcttctctcttTGCTGCGACAAGGAGTTAGAATATCTATATTAGAGTTTTAACCAATAGAAATATAAGTTGCACCTTCTAGGACGAAAGTGCAGAATAAAAATACTGATAGTCAGATAAATAAGGATATACAGTACCGGAGGAGTGACTGATTGATTGCTTGCTGGAGAAGTTTGGTACTTTGAAGGATCTCTATTCGGTGACGGAGTCCTAGCAGCAAGGGCTTGTTTCAGTTCTTGGAGCTCCTGTCTCTGAGAACGACAAATAGCAGATAATTTTTCGTATTTGGCAGTTATTTCAGCCTTCTCAAGGTTAGATTGTTGCAACTGTTCCTTCAGCTTATCCACTTCCGCCTTCAAAGATTGCTCTTTTGTCGTTTCAGAGTTACTACTTCTGGAGTCGAGCTTAGCAGTATCGAAATCAGCAACAAAAGTATTAAAGGTCTCGTTCTGGGAAGTTACTTTATCTGTTTGAGAGACTCTCGTTTTCCCAGAACCACGGTTAGCATCATCAGAGTAAAATTTTATTTCAAAATCCTTTGAGGGTCTGTCAACTGATTTCCTAATGGAGCTATCTTGTGAAATCCTGGCAGAACGAGATCGCATATTTAGATCTTTTGGAGGGCTAATCTCAAGGTGGCCACGGTTAGGTTCTTCATCAAATATAGGGCTGCTTTTATCTGTACCAGGTGAAGTTTTCGCGTGTTGAGTAGACCAGAATGCACCCAGCGGAGCCCCACCTCCACCCAAGGTTTGAGCTGGTTCTTTGGATGATGGTGGCGGAGGAGGACTCCGTCGAGGCACCGGTGACGGTGAAGACCTCCTTGCAGAATTGGACATGCCTATTTCAAACACAGTTTGTTATCAAAATTACTTCActcaaaagaaaatgaaatcaCATGTAAGTTCCTCACTGAAAAACTGAACCCATGGTGGATCTCAATCTTGTACTCACCGTCAACATCGATGTCTGGCCCCCGCATGTCAACTGGCCTATCCGGTAATGAGTTCTTAATCTCTGCGGGTAAAAGCTCATTGACACGAAACCATACCTGCCACCAACAAAAATTTAGGACTTTAGTAAGCAGAAATGAACCTTAGAACAGCTAAGACTACCACTGACACGGACAATCTAGAACTAACCTAGATTCATGGAGATCAATGGCCAATCAAGCAAAGCCCTTGCCTGCGTGATGTCGGGTCTGTCATCTGGAGAAGATTGGAGCATTTCCTTGATTAAATCTGTGACCGAAGAACTGTATTTCGGCATCTCAGGAATACGGTAGTTTCCATTTAATATTTGTAGCTTTGATTCCCCGTCAAACACGGATTTGAAGTAGCATATTCGGAAGAGAAGACATCCAAGAGCCTGTGTAAAGAGACAAGAAGTTACATTACCCATTATATACAAATCAAAAATTGAAATAAAGATATTAAGAACCACCAGAAATTTGCAACTGTCAAACGATGTTAACTGATTTCCTTCAGAGAGAAGGAATAAGCAACATATCTGATCCTAACTAATATTAGGGTATTCAACTTACCCAAATGTCAACTTTCTCATTTATAAGTTCTTTCCGAAACAGATCCCACATCTGAGATAAAGCAAAAAGGCAATGAGTTACTACACCAATAATTTGATGGTACTGAATTACAAACAGCAAAAGTATTTTCTTTCGACCTCGGGAGCTCTATAGGCAGGAGTAGTGTGCTTCCTGATATTGTCTTCTTCGAGGCCCATCTCTTCAGGTCTTTCAAAGCGTTTGTGATTAGTCGATGTGCTACCAAAGTCACACAACTTCCAAGCTCCATCTTGCCCTAATAGAAGATTCTCAGCTTTCAAGTCTCTGAAAAGCAGAACAAATGTGTTAAAAAGACCATAGTACATTTGAGGATCCCAACATAAAAACAGAGATATTCTATGCACTGTTTTACAGTTCACTTTGTATTAGTACAATCAAATACTAACATAGACGAAAGTTTACCTATGAGCTATAGGTGGTGATTGACAGTGCATTGCAAAAACTGCATTGCACACATCCCTGAAAATTTTAAGAACTGATTTCTCGTCAAAAAAAACAGCACCCCTACTTTCCAGCACACTAACTAGAGATTTCTCGCAGTATTCCATCACAATTAATGCTTCTTTTGTTCTCCCCATATCCAGAATAGTTTGAGCTTGAAGGGATACAACATTAGGGTGCCCTTTGAGTGATTTCATTACCGAGATTTCCTTCACAACCAGATTGACTAGTTCTTGGTCATTGCATATAATGTGTTTCAACGCATACTGCTGCGACGGTTGATTTACATCACGTGCAAGGTAAACACTAGAGAATCCTCCTTCAGCAATAACATTTCGGATGTTGAGCTTTAGATTGCCAATGTCAACAGTGCGGCCCTCGAGCCCAACTTGTTCCTTCCCCATGAAAGGCTTGAACTTCCACATGACTAAACACCTGCAGGCAGGACCTTGCTTTTTTATTCAATAAGTTATAGTTGATTAGTTGTTATCTAAGGACTAATAGAGTAAAGCTAAAATTCGATTGTCTATTGGATATGGTAAATCTTTGACAGGTAGGTCAAGTTTTTTAAATTTAAGAAACTTACAAACAGCAGGACGGCAATGCCGAAATAGTATTACACACAAGACACAAAGGCATTACATGCAGAATCTAACTAGTCAATCTAATATCCTAGTCAATAGAAGATGAATCCTCCCTAGAGATTTGTATGAGATATCAAAGAAACACATACTCATTCAATTATCAGCAAATATATTTATCTATCTAATGAATGCACTACACTTGTCAAAACCCATTTGAAATGCTAAGCGCAATAAATATATTAAAACTCAATTGTACAGATTTGTAACAAAAACAATATCAACAAATTAAAACCTAACTTAAATTCTGGGTTAAGGCTACAAGCTTATTTGAGCATTAAATTCTAAGAACATAACGAGCTACAGCAGATCTAAACAACAACAGTAAAAAGTAACCTAAAATCTACAAAATTCAAACTACGAACCACAAGCCAATAATAAATGATAACGAACAAGTTTCAATCAGATCAAAATTCCGTACCTGAATGATCCGagcaatggagaagaagaagtagagagaataataataatatctcAAAAACTACAACATACAAGATAGAATGCTTGTTGAAAAGACAAGATCTGAGACGTTTCGTGATCTAAAATGCTGATTCGTGGCTTTGTGATGAGAAGAATATTAGAGAAATCAGAGAGGACACGCAGGGTATAATGTATATTTTCTCTgatagagggagagagagagattggGGAACAATAAGAAATGCGTAAAGCGTAATAATAATAAGGTAATTGAACGAAGAAACCAAGAAATGTATTGCGGAGGTGGAGGTCACATGATTGGTACGTGACATTCTAGCTAATCGAACTATCTCCACTACCACTACTCCACctcttcttctcattttctttttggaattattGGTGTCAGGTGGGGACGGACTCGGATGATTTAACTCGGCTTTTCCCGATCCGAGATGATCAAAGTCTAATTGGTCTGGAGCCAAAATTGTGTTGCGTTGGCTATGTCACTTTCCAtcttatttctcttcttttcGTGGCACCAATGAGCTTAAATGTTTGTATAGCTTAAACAGAAAGTTATCTCGGTTTCAAATTCTAATTCGGAATCCTCTCCATACCAAAAACCAACCTCAGCAGACTCAGAGCCTGAGGCAAATGATGCTAATGGTCTTCTGAAAACATAAAATCCGGAGTGTCACTGCACATCCAAGCCGCATGAGTCGTAGAGGTTGTAGGTTACATCCCATCAGCTTGACAAACTCTAGATGCATGCATGTACAAAATCAAAGACTGGTTTCAACTGTGGAAAAGGGAAGGTTTTCGTCTTTTTTTATCCTAGTGACCATTTCAAAGTCATCATAAATAACAAAATTTTCAATGTAAAAACGAGTTAATGAACAGTGACTTCTTACTGACTCAATTTTATTCTGTTTCTTATAAAACTGAACTCAATTATTCATCCCCATTACCTTTAAAAACTCTCTTGGATTTGAGAGGAATACTTCACATATTAAGATCATGTCTAATTCTGCTACTCGACTTCTTCATTTCCCCTTCCCgttttatcttcttctccttctaccAATACTATCAACAGctcaaaattacaaaaatgtTACTCTGGGTTCATCTATAACATCTGGTTCTGCCGATCCGTCATGGGAATCACCATCTAGCGACTTTGCATTTGGTTTCCGTCCACTTGAAGACAATCGGTTCCTACTTGCAATCTGGTTTGACAAAATACCTGATAAAACCGTTGTTTGGTTTGCAGATGGAGAGATACCAATCCCAAAAGGATCAAAAGTTGAGCTAACTACTGACGGCCGGCTCATTCTTAACGATCCTCAAGGCAAATTATTATGGTCTGCTGGACAAGCAAGCGGTGCTACTTATGCAGCCATGCTTGATAGCGGGAACTTCATTCTCGCAACCAGGGATTCTGCTGATAATTTGTGGGAGAGCTTTAAGAATCCTACGGATACAATCTTACCAACACAAAAATTGGAAGTGGACAGTGTTGTTTATTCGCGTCAGACTAAAACCAATTACTTAAAGGGAAGGTTCAGACTTCGCTTGCTTGGAGATGGAAATCTTGTGCTCAACATTGCTGCCCGTCAAAGTTCAAGTGAGGTTCAGTATGATGCTTATTATTGGAGTAACACTGTTAATGACAATCGAACAATCGCTGGTTACGAGGCAGTCTTCAACCAAACAGGTTATATTTATGTTAAGCTAAGGAATAGAAGCGAGGTGCTTCTCCCATCTCAGAACATACCCCCGGCAACTGATGTCTATTATAGAGCGACACTCGATTTCGATGGAGTTTTCACAACGTATTCTCACCCAAAGAGAGAAAACCAAGAGCAACGGTGGTCCACTGAGTGGTCGGCTCCTGATAATATTTGCAAAATTGGTGGTGGATTGGGGAGTGGTGCTTGCGGATATAATAGCTATTGTTTACTAACATCTGATCTGAGACCTCGATGTGAATGCCCGCCTAAATTTGTATTTATAGATCCGAATAACAGATATGCAGGTTGTAGACCGGATTTTGTACAAGGATGTCAGTCAGAAGAATGGAAATCAACAACCGATTCATTCGAGTTAGAGACCCTGGAAGACATAAATTGGCCAACTTCTGACTATGAAATGTTGGACTCATTTAGTGAAGAACAATGCAGAACTTCATGCCTGAACGATTGTCTCTGTGATGTAGTAGTTTACTCAGGagcaagatgttggaagaagaagttgccaCTCTCAAATGGGAGATTAGAGAGTGGCATGAATGGAAAGGCTCTCATCAAAGTACGGAAAGACAATTCATTACAACTGGGTCCTTACGACCCTCGTTCTTCAGGCGAGAAGAAAGATCGATCTACACTCATCCTGGTTGGATCATTACTCCTAGGTAGCTCTGtgtttttcaatttcatgttgttAGCTGTAATCTTTCTGgtacttttctttttcaagaaCCGAAAGAATATGAGAAAAATTAACCAAGATCCAAGTGTCTTGAGATCAAATCTTCGTTCTTTTACCTACCAAGAGCTTAAGGAAGCCACAGATGGGTTTAAAGAAGTGCTGGGAAGGGGTGCTTTTGGCATAGTTTATAAAGGAGTGGTAGAAGAAATGGGTTCAAGAAACTACGTTGCTGTGAAGAAATTAGACAAGTTGGTTGAAGAAGGGGAGAAGGAATTCAAAACTGAAGTAAGTGTGATAGGCCAAACCCACCACAAGAATCTTGTACGGCTTCTCGGGTACTGCGAGGAAGGACAGAACCGGATTTTGGTGTATGAGTTCATGAATAACAGCAATTTAGGAGAGCACCTCTTTGGAATTTCAAAGCCTAACTGGAACCAACGAGTCCAGATTGCTTTTGGCATCGCAAGAGGACTAATGTACTTGCATGAAGAGTGCAGCAGCCAGATCATCCATTGTGATGtaaatgttggttaaacttcaacatagaagtcactaacaagctggttaggacaagattaggaaattgatgtaatcctaaggaaattagaagtcatctagttctaaaaaaaggaaagacaagtaataaggtaataggactaggaaaaggaattcatagttctatatatatatgatcaccaaagttgtggttgatcatatgagcaagattagagcttgtgtttagttttgagagattttctaaacatcaataaagagagttgtctttatataagctaagtttcatcttgcagttgccattaattggtataagagcgtgtttctgagccatggaaaacgaaaccaccactgtgggtgcaaaacagttcacgccaccatcaatacaagtttcaatcctcaacgccacaaactacacagtatgggccatgagaatgaaggtactgatgaaaatctacaaagtttgggaaacaattgatcctggtacattggacccagaaaaAAACagtgttgccattggattactctttcaagcaataccagaatgtcttgttctacaagttggtgaacaggaaactccaaagaaaatttgggatgcaataaaggcactaATCTCGGagttgatcgagttaaagaagcccgtctgcaaaccttaatgtctgaatttgaaagagtgaagatgaaagacactgatattattgatagctttgcaggaaagctatcagagatagcctcaaaagctgtgtcacttggacaatccattgatgaagataaactggtaaagaaatttctcaatagtttaccaagatccaagtatattcatatcatagcctctctcgaacaagtcttaggtttaaagaagactagctatgaagatataattggaagattgaaagcatatgaagaaagaatccttgatgaagaaaacaatggagaaactcaaggaaaactcttgtacacaaactcttaccaacaaaactctgcgacaagaggaataggtcgtggaagaggtggtagaggaaacagaggccgaggaaggggaggaaggtttaactcacaagatagaacaacaagtcagaatgatcaaaaccaagggaaagaaaagaaggatatatcaaacattatttgttacagatgtgataaaccaggacacttctcctctgtatgccctgaaagaatacaaaagatggaagaagcaaacaagaatgaaacaagggaagcagatacatctcttttcatgca encodes the following:
- the LOC113310166 gene encoding probable serine/threonine-protein kinase DDB_G0276461, with protein sequence MWKFKPFMGKEQVGLEGRTVDIGNLKLNIRNVIAEGGFSSVYLARDVNQPSQQYALKHIICNDQELVNLVVKEISVMKSLKGHPNVVSLQAQTILDMGRTKEALIVMEYCEKSLVSVLESRGAVFFDEKSVLKIFRDVCNAVFAMHCQSPPIAHRDLKAENLLLGQDGAWKLCDFGSTSTNHKRFERPEEMGLEEDNIRKHTTPAYRAPEMWDLFRKELINEKVDIWALGCLLFRICYFKSVFDGESKLQILNGNYRIPEMPKYSSSVTDLIKEMLQSSPDDRPDITQVWFRVNELLPAEIKNSLPDRPVDMRGPDIDVDGMSNSARRSSPSPVPRRSPPPPPSSKEPAQTLGGGGAPLGAFWSTQHAKTSPGTDKSSPIFDEEPNRGHLEISPPKDLNMRSRSARISQDSSIRKSVDRPSKDFEIKFYSDDANRGSGKTRVSQTDKVTSQNETFNTFVADFDTAKLDSRSSNSETTKEQSLKAEVDKLKEQLQQSNLEKAEITAKYEKLSAICRSQRQELQELKQALAARTPSPNRDPSKYQTSPASNQSVTPPQREKKEGTIWELQEGMFAESSPTLDSQPWKPFTNEPKPQTLLSKTNSKSVRTTNGHQNKPASSPGASSTATDSWGFGTDNFTAVPTSSNISRTSPSGQGNNSQRFGDYPRSSTSENKQVSQPAGWAGF
- the LOC113308233 gene encoding G-type lectin S-receptor-like serine/threonine-protein kinase LECRK4 — its product is MSNSATRLLHFPFPFYLLLLLPILSTAQNYKNVTLGSSITSGSADPSWESPSSDFAFGFRPLEDNRFLLAIWFDKIPDKTVVWFADGEIPIPKGSKVELTTDGRLILNDPQGKLLWSAGQASGATYAAMLDSGNFILATRDSADNLWESFKNPTDTILPTQKLEVDSVVYSRQTKTNYLKGRFRLRLLGDGNLVLNIAARQSSSEVQYDAYYWSNTVNDNRTIAGYEAVFNQTGYIYVKLRNRSEVLLPSQNIPPATDVYYRATLDFDGVFTTYSHPKRENQEQRWSTEWSAPDNICKIGGGLGSGACGYNSYCLLTSDLRPRCECPPKFVFIDPNNRYAGCRPDFVQGCQSEEWKSTTDSFELETLEDINWPTSDYEMLDSFSEEQCRTSCLNDCLCDVVVYSGARCWKKKLPLSNGRLESGMNGKALIKVRKDNSLQLGPYDPRSSGEKKDRSTLILVGSLLLGSSVFFNFMLLAVIFLVLFFFKNRKNMRKINQDPSVLRSNLRSFTYQELKEATDGFKEVLGRGAFGIVYKGVVEEMGSRNYVAVKKLDKLVEEGEKEFKTEVSVIGQTHHKNLVRLLGYCEEGQNRILVYEFMNNSNLGEHLFGISKPNWNQRVQIAFGIARGLMYLHEECSSQIIHCDVNVG